In Paenibacillus algicola, a genomic segment contains:
- a CDS encoding DUF4179 domain-containing protein yields the protein MKSDRGVPYPDFEAMWDRIQQNELHAEAEAGGKSWTPVVSQRFHKRAAMILGISAALVAVPVYAAIQYDWSDLLSYRSGIMTALEDGLGQTIEQSVTRNGITLTVHTAFTDENRTVLLYSLDPGPVTEGQSIDYGQLSLRDDKGKLIKGDFNQRYNEQLGVVQGYFESEWVPSGSLSELTFGIEDVHFMEEARFPVSYNPKQSEAQELKIGRDGVESLLIQSFPQSEGEVLLRSVFRFAENFKPEQAGWVRIEIEQKSDQHRTAARNPGIFGTPGKPGEVINEQVFSAEQLQKEDTRFEMVYSRAARTSTGVWGIDLQLSKKQMEKSTFQEKLNVPLPQVPGGTSVHELIITPTQVRVILKHQEKVLHLPYQRFELHAGETVLQGGSSLVDYSKSTELRFEMNGLKADELAGLPMTLVAKHRIDEHEGDGTPILLNRISEQRQSVEVSLGAYPVQFTYYRKDGHLYVESSSQDSRFGGVTQTYYLEEGGKRIYAKPAKTWLRGDGDNRRMDVYENFTAQELPVYVWMYTTEAPKEELSTPLRSGQ from the coding sequence ATGAAAAGTGACAGAGGCGTACCCTATCCAGACTTTGAAGCGATGTGGGACCGTATTCAGCAGAATGAGCTGCATGCCGAGGCCGAGGCTGGCGGGAAGTCCTGGACGCCTGTAGTGTCTCAGCGGTTCCACAAGAGAGCGGCTATGATCCTCGGGATCTCTGCAGCGCTGGTGGCTGTACCGGTCTATGCGGCCATTCAGTATGACTGGTCTGACCTTCTGTCGTACCGCTCAGGGATCATGACCGCTCTGGAGGATGGACTCGGGCAAACCATTGAGCAGTCCGTGACCCGAAACGGGATTACGCTGACGGTACACACCGCCTTTACGGATGAGAATCGGACGGTTCTGCTATATTCACTGGATCCCGGTCCGGTGACCGAGGGACAATCCATAGATTATGGCCAGTTGAGCTTGAGAGATGATAAGGGAAAGCTCATTAAAGGTGATTTTAACCAGAGATATAATGAACAGCTTGGAGTGGTACAGGGATATTTTGAAAGTGAATGGGTACCGAGCGGTTCCCTGAGTGAATTGACCTTTGGCATCGAAGATGTGCATTTCATGGAGGAGGCGCGCTTTCCGGTATCGTACAATCCGAAGCAATCGGAAGCACAAGAGTTGAAGATCGGCCGGGATGGGGTGGAGTCACTGTTGATTCAATCCTTTCCCCAGTCTGAAGGAGAAGTGCTGCTGCGGTCTGTATTTCGATTCGCCGAGAACTTCAAGCCAGAACAAGCAGGCTGGGTCCGGATCGAGATAGAGCAGAAATCTGACCAGCATCGAACGGCAGCGCGCAATCCGGGAATTTTCGGGACTCCGGGTAAGCCCGGTGAGGTCATCAATGAGCAGGTATTCAGTGCCGAGCAGCTTCAGAAGGAGGATACGCGTTTTGAGATGGTGTACAGCCGAGCTGCCCGAACGTCAACAGGAGTATGGGGAATCGACTTGCAGCTTTCCAAGAAACAAATGGAGAAGAGCACCTTCCAAGAGAAGCTGAACGTGCCGCTGCCGCAGGTGCCGGGTGGAACCTCTGTGCATGAGCTGATCATCACACCTACCCAGGTTCGGGTGATCCTGAAGCATCAAGAGAAGGTTCTGCACCTGCCATATCAAAGGTTTGAGCTTCATGCAGGAGAGACCGTCCTTCAGGGTGGAAGCAGCCTTGTAGACTATTCAAAATCCACCGAGCTAAGGTTTGAAATGAACGGCTTGAAGGCGGATGAGTTGGCGGGACTTCCAATGACGCTGGTGGCCAAGCATCGGATCGATGAGCACGAGGGAGACGGAACCCCGATTCTGTTAAACCGGATTTCCGAGCAGCGCCAAAGCGTAGAGGTCAGCCTGGGAGCGTATCCTGTTCAATTCACCTATTACCGAAAAGACGGTCATCTGTATGTGGAGTCCTCAAGCCAGGATTCCCGGTTTGGCGGCGTAACCCAGACCTATTATTTGGAAGAGGGAGGTAAACGTATTTACGCCAAACCAGCCAAGACATGGCTGAGGGGAGATGGGGATAACCGCCGCATGGATGTCTACGAGAACTTTACAGCACAAGAGCTGCCTGTTTATGTATGGATGTATACCACAGAAGCTCCGAAAGAAGAGCTAAGTACTCCATTGAGATCAGGGCAATAA
- a CDS encoding ABC transporter permease encodes MWTTLEQIFPYAIVFTIPLLITALGALFSERSGVVNIGLDGLMIIGSFMGAFVTFKLQEQYGDAPWVLWVGLLAAMAAGMLFSVLHAFASINLSANQIISGTAINLIAGALTIFLARNMTGSGNIRISIFEPFNVPLLSDIPFLGDLFFTRSNPVTWFVLIILAVSTVVLYKTPFGMRLRACGEHPHAAEAAGVRVQSMRYAGVLISGAFSGLGGAAILMTYSGEFNGNVSGLGFLALASLIFGQWRPLGVLAATFFFGFASTVANVSQVIPSLAVIPPVVLKVFPYVVTLIALVIFSKSSNAPKAVGEPFDSGKR; translated from the coding sequence ATGTGGACGACACTTGAGCAAATTTTTCCCTACGCGATCGTGTTCACGATTCCGCTGCTGATTACCGCCCTGGGTGCCCTGTTCAGTGAACGGAGCGGCGTGGTCAACATTGGTCTGGACGGCTTGATGATCATCGGCTCCTTCATGGGCGCCTTTGTGACCTTCAAGCTTCAGGAGCAATATGGAGATGCGCCCTGGGTGCTGTGGGTAGGCTTGCTGGCAGCTATGGCAGCCGGCATGCTGTTCTCGGTGCTGCATGCGTTTGCCAGCATCAACCTCAGCGCGAATCAGATCATTAGCGGTACGGCCATCAATCTGATCGCCGGCGCGTTGACGATCTTTCTCGCGCGGAACATGACGGGCAGCGGGAATATCCGCATCAGCATCTTTGAGCCCTTCAATGTGCCGCTGCTCTCGGACATTCCCTTTCTGGGGGATTTATTCTTCACGCGGAGTAACCCCGTGACCTGGTTCGTGCTTATTATTCTCGCCGTCAGCACGGTCGTTCTGTACAAGACGCCGTTCGGAATGCGCCTGCGCGCCTGCGGAGAGCATCCGCACGCGGCTGAAGCTGCCGGGGTGCGGGTGCAGTCCATGCGTTATGCCGGCGTGCTGATCTCCGGTGCTTTCTCGGGTCTTGGCGGTGCCGCCATCCTGATGACCTACTCCGGAGAATTTAATGGTAACGTCTCGGGTCTGGGCTTCCTGGCGCTGGCGTCCTTGATCTTCGGTCAGTGGAGGCCGCTGGGTGTGCTTGCCGCAACCTTCTTCTTCGGGTTTGCAAGCACCGTGGCGAACGTGTCCCAGGTCATTCCGTCGCTGGCGGTTATTCCGCCCGTAGTGCTAAAGGTGTTCCCGTACGTGGTCACCCTGATTGCCCTGGTTATCTTCTCCAAGTCCTCTAACGCACCGAAAGCGGTTGGTGAGCCGTTCGATTCCGGCAAGCGGTAG
- a CDS encoding ABC transporter permease gives MNNSIKSFVAVLLGLLAGVLLMAVTGHNPVEGFKYLIEGGLKNPERIGNTLATATPLILTGLSVAFAFRTGLFNIGAAGQMLFGGFCATAVGHWLDLPRALLLVVIVLAGFIGGALWALVPGILKARYNVHEVVSTIMMNWIAYWIVFYAVPSYFKGSSETESRQLPANALLQQQGLSDLFQGSYINLGLFVALISVVLVAFLIQKTTLGYELKAVGFNRHAAEYAGIGVQRSIVLSMFISGGIAGLAGVTQYTGNASSIQIGILPSQGFDGIAVALLGANAPLGVLLAAIFFGLLYSGRGFMNAMTDIPPEIADSIIAIIIYFAATSILVDRLYRKYKSRRAANKKQGG, from the coding sequence ATGAACAACAGTATAAAATCGTTTGTCGCCGTCCTGCTCGGACTGCTGGCCGGAGTTCTGCTCATGGCTGTAACCGGTCACAACCCGGTGGAAGGCTTTAAATATCTGATCGAGGGCGGCCTGAAAAATCCAGAGCGGATCGGGAACACCCTCGCTACCGCCACCCCGCTCATTCTGACAGGCCTGTCCGTCGCGTTCGCGTTCCGCACCGGCCTCTTCAATATCGGGGCCGCGGGGCAGATGCTGTTTGGCGGCTTCTGTGCAACGGCGGTCGGCCACTGGCTGGACTTGCCCCGCGCCCTTCTTCTGGTCGTCATTGTGCTGGCCGGCTTTATCGGCGGGGCGCTGTGGGCGCTGGTGCCGGGCATTCTAAAGGCCCGGTACAACGTGCATGAGGTGGTCAGCACCATTATGATGAACTGGATTGCCTACTGGATTGTGTTCTATGCGGTGCCTTCCTACTTCAAGGGAAGCAGCGAGACAGAATCCCGGCAGCTTCCGGCCAATGCCCTGCTCCAGCAGCAGGGGCTTAGCGATTTGTTTCAAGGCTCCTACATCAATCTGGGCCTGTTCGTCGCCTTGATCAGTGTTGTTCTGGTGGCCTTCCTGATTCAAAAAACAACGCTCGGCTACGAGCTGAAGGCAGTCGGCTTTAACCGTCATGCGGCAGAGTATGCCGGCATCGGGGTGCAGCGGAGCATCGTGCTGTCGATGTTTATCTCCGGCGGCATCGCAGGCCTTGCGGGAGTAACCCAGTATACGGGCAATGCCTCAAGCATTCAGATCGGCATCCTGCCGAGCCAGGGCTTTGACGGCATTGCCGTTGCACTGCTGGGTGCCAACGCACCGCTCGGCGTGCTGCTGGCTGCTATTTTCTTCGGCCTGCTTTACTCTGGCCGGGGCTTTATGAACGCCATGACCGATATACCGCCGGAAATTGCGGATTCGATCATCGCGATTATTATTTATTTTGCAGCGACGAGCATTCTCGTGGATCGCTTGTATCGTAAATACAAATCACGCCGTGCGGCGAACAAGAAGCAGGGGGGCTGA
- a CDS encoding BMP family lipoprotein: MKKGVMSLISLALSVTMLAGCGSKPEEGATSGAGGEAPKASFTVGMVTDAGTIDDKSFNQGTYEGIKRASEEFGIEMKYLKPAGTTEAEYTKEIGNLYDADYRLIVTPGFKFETAIFKAQEKYKDAKFVLIDGAPNSGEQGAAPVVAENTVSIFFAEQESGFLAGVASALQLKEGEAGFIGGIQIPPVQKFNWGFQQGLSYANENLGTNVTIKKENVVYQGTFDNVAAGGQLAAQMYDRGVDVVFAAAGGVGVGAIQEAVTRAKGGEAVWMVGVDVDQYEDGAYGDGKSVVLTSAVKKVDQAAYDMIKAEMDGTFPGGQTLTLDAKSDGVGLPEENPNLSEDVMKQVEEVLGKIKSGEITVSAEQGDLIQ; the protein is encoded by the coding sequence ATGAAAAAAGGGGTCATGTCTTTAATCAGTCTCGCACTGTCGGTTACCATGCTTGCAGGCTGCGGAAGTAAACCGGAGGAAGGTGCAACCAGCGGAGCTGGAGGAGAAGCACCGAAAGCTAGCTTTACGGTAGGAATGGTTACGGACGCAGGCACCATTGATGATAAGTCCTTTAACCAGGGCACTTATGAGGGAATCAAGAGAGCAAGCGAGGAGTTCGGCATCGAGATGAAATATCTCAAGCCGGCGGGCACGACAGAGGCGGAGTATACGAAGGAGATCGGCAATCTGTATGATGCAGACTATAGACTCATTGTGACACCAGGCTTCAAGTTCGAAACGGCGATTTTCAAGGCGCAGGAGAAGTATAAGGATGCGAAGTTTGTTCTGATCGACGGCGCTCCGAATTCCGGAGAGCAGGGCGCGGCGCCCGTCGTAGCTGAGAACACAGTTTCTATCTTCTTCGCGGAGCAGGAATCCGGCTTCCTCGCAGGTGTTGCCTCTGCGCTGCAGCTGAAGGAAGGCGAAGCCGGCTTCATCGGCGGCATTCAGATTCCACCGGTACAGAAGTTCAACTGGGGCTTCCAGCAGGGCCTGAGCTACGCCAATGAGAACCTCGGCACAAACGTAACGATCAAGAAGGAGAATGTCGTATACCAAGGCACCTTCGATAACGTAGCAGCAGGCGGACAGCTTGCGGCACAAATGTATGACCGCGGCGTGGATGTTGTCTTCGCGGCAGCCGGCGGTGTGGGTGTCGGTGCCATTCAAGAGGCAGTAACCCGCGCGAAGGGCGGAGAAGCGGTATGGATGGTCGGCGTTGACGTAGACCAGTATGAGGATGGAGCATACGGAGACGGCAAGTCCGTCGTGCTGACCTCGGCGGTGAAGAAGGTGGACCAGGCTGCCTACGATATGATCAAGGCAGAGATGGACGGCACCTTCCCGGGCGGACAGACTCTTACGCTGGATGCAAAGTCTGACGGTGTAGGCCTGCCGGAAGAGAACCCGAACCTGAGCGAGGACGTGATGAAGCAGGTAGAGGAAGTTCTCGGCAAAATCAAATCCGGTGAGATTACGGTATCTGCAGAGCAGGGCGACCTGATCCAGTAA
- a CDS encoding cation-translocating P-type ATPase has product MWFSETREAVLEKLNVDPAKGLSAEEAAARREQHGPNRLKGKPKKSVAALFFAQLKDMLIYVLLGAAVVTLIVGEYMDAVIILAVVLLNAAIGVFQEQKAEKAIEALQQMTAPRSLVRRDGAVKEIDSVNLVPGDVVILDAGRFIPADVRLLDSANLQIEESALTGESVPSDKHAEAVHEHPKTPVGDRSNMAFMSTLVTYGRGEGVVVGTAMDTEMGKIAQALDTDEQKLTPLQQKLEELGRFLGYIAIGVCVLIFVIGLIQGRELFELFLTAISLAVAAIPEGLPAIVAIVLSLGVTRMSKINAIVKKLPAVETLGSVNIICSDKTGTLTQNKMTVVKRYSIPEAHPETQQDMLRAFVLCSDASIHDGEATGDPTEIALVYEGEEQGLSKRNLETEFKRVSERPFDSDRKLMSTLNTVPGGFRVHTKGAIDQLLRISTSARIGGETVPMTEALKQQYLQAAEEMSDQALRVLAAAFKDSPSRVEPQDMEQDLTFLGFVGMIDPPRTEVKDSIREAKMAGITPVMITGDHKNTAVAIARELDIAKDLSQSMTGAEIDELSEEQFASRIKDVRVFARVSPEHKVKIVKALRAQGNIVSMTGDGVNDAPSLKNADIGVAMGITGTDVSKGASDMILTDDNFTTIVHAIREGRNIYGNIRKTVTFLLSCNFGEVVAILASILFFWPLPLLATQILWINLVTDTLPAIALGIDPGEKDIMKKKPRDPKESFFAGGAAVNAVLGGLLIGSLTLLAFYLGLREFGYSLGDSDIPDDAMTYARTMAFVVLAASQLFYAFTKRSATKSIFQIGVFSNKYLVGAVLAGLVLQFISISVPVLAAAFKVQNLSLSDWGLVIGLALIPLIINEIIKLLTRQIRKPERAA; this is encoded by the coding sequence ATGTGGTTCTCGGAAACAAGAGAAGCAGTGCTGGAGAAGCTAAACGTAGATCCTGCCAAGGGACTGAGCGCGGAGGAAGCCGCAGCCAGGCGAGAGCAGCATGGCCCGAACCGGCTGAAGGGAAAGCCGAAGAAGAGTGTGGCGGCCCTGTTTTTTGCCCAGTTGAAGGATATGCTTATCTACGTCCTCCTCGGCGCCGCGGTCGTCACGCTGATCGTTGGCGAGTATATGGATGCTGTAATCATTCTGGCGGTGGTGCTGCTGAATGCAGCAATCGGAGTATTTCAGGAGCAGAAGGCGGAAAAAGCCATTGAGGCGCTGCAGCAAATGACTGCCCCGAGATCCCTGGTTCGCCGGGACGGGGCTGTGAAGGAAATCGACTCCGTCAACCTCGTGCCGGGAGATGTGGTCATCCTGGATGCAGGCAGATTCATCCCCGCCGACGTCCGGCTGCTGGACAGCGCGAATCTGCAGATTGAGGAATCCGCGTTGACCGGAGAGTCGGTGCCTTCGGACAAGCACGCAGAAGCCGTGCACGAGCATCCCAAGACACCGGTGGGAGACCGCTCCAACATGGCGTTCATGTCCACCCTGGTCACTTACGGACGCGGCGAAGGAGTCGTGGTCGGCACGGCAATGGACACCGAGATGGGCAAAATCGCTCAGGCGCTGGACACCGACGAGCAGAAGCTGACCCCACTGCAGCAGAAGCTGGAGGAGCTTGGCAGGTTTCTGGGCTATATTGCCATCGGGGTGTGCGTGCTTATCTTCGTGATCGGCCTTATCCAGGGCCGGGAGCTGTTCGAGCTGTTCCTGACAGCGATCAGCCTTGCAGTGGCGGCTATTCCGGAAGGACTTCCGGCGATTGTAGCAATCGTGCTGTCGCTTGGCGTCACACGAATGTCCAAGATCAACGCTATCGTCAAAAAGCTCCCTGCCGTCGAAACGCTCGGCTCGGTTAACATTATCTGCTCCGACAAGACGGGAACGCTGACCCAGAACAAAATGACCGTCGTAAAGCGCTATAGTATACCGGAGGCTCACCCGGAAACTCAGCAGGACATGCTGCGGGCCTTTGTCCTGTGCAGTGATGCCAGCATTCATGATGGCGAGGCTACCGGCGATCCTACCGAGATTGCACTGGTGTATGAAGGAGAAGAGCAGGGGTTATCCAAAAGAAACCTCGAAACGGAATTCAAGCGTGTATCCGAGAGGCCGTTTGATTCCGACCGCAAGCTCATGTCTACGCTAAACACGGTCCCGGGCGGGTTCCGGGTTCACACAAAGGGCGCGATCGACCAGCTGCTGCGTATCTCCACCTCTGCCAGGATTGGCGGAGAAACGGTACCGATGACAGAGGCGCTGAAGCAGCAGTATTTGCAGGCGGCTGAAGAAATGTCTGATCAGGCACTCCGGGTTCTGGCCGCGGCCTTTAAGGACAGCCCCTCCAGAGTGGAGCCGCAGGACATGGAACAGGACTTAACCTTCCTCGGCTTTGTCGGCATGATCGATCCGCCGCGGACCGAGGTGAAGGATTCCATCCGCGAGGCCAAAATGGCCGGCATTACACCGGTCATGATCACCGGGGACCACAAGAATACGGCGGTTGCTATTGCGAGAGAGCTGGACATTGCGAAGGATCTCAGCCAGAGCATGACCGGAGCCGAGATCGACGAGCTGTCCGAAGAACAGTTCGCGAGCCGCATCAAGGATGTGCGCGTCTTTGCCCGCGTGTCTCCCGAGCACAAGGTCAAGATTGTGAAGGCGCTGCGGGCGCAGGGCAATATCGTTTCCATGACCGGCGACGGCGTCAATGACGCACCTTCTCTCAAAAATGCAGACATCGGGGTTGCCATGGGCATCACCGGCACGGATGTATCCAAGGGCGCCAGTGATATGATTTTAACCGATGACAACTTTACGACGATTGTGCACGCCATCCGGGAAGGGCGGAACATTTATGGAAATATCCGCAAGACCGTCACCTTCCTGCTGTCATGTAACTTCGGGGAGGTCGTGGCCATTCTCGCCTCCATCCTGTTCTTCTGGCCGCTGCCGCTGCTGGCGACACAGATTTTGTGGATCAACCTGGTTACGGACACTTTGCCCGCCATCGCGCTGGGTATAGATCCCGGTGAGAAGGATATTATGAAGAAGAAGCCGCGTGATCCGAAGGAGAGCTTCTTCGCCGGCGGCGCCGCTGTGAATGCTGTGCTGGGCGGGCTGCTGATCGGAAGCCTGACACTGCTGGCTTTTTATCTCGGCCTGCGGGAGTTTGGCTACAGCCTGGGAGATTCCGATATCCCGGATGATGCCATGACCTATGCGCGGACGATGGCTTTTGTCGTTCTGGCTGCGTCACAGCTGTTTTACGCATTTACGAAGCGGAGCGCGACCAAGTCGATTTTTCAAATCGGAGTCTTCTCCAATAAATATCTGGTGGGGGCGGTGCTGGCCGGCCTGGTGCTGCAGTTCATCTCCATCAGCGTACCCGTGCTCGCGGCAGCCTTCAAGGTGCAGAACCTGAGCCTCTCCGATTGGGGACTGGTCATTGGTCTGGCGCTCATTCCGCTGATCATCAACGAAATCATCAAGCTGTTGACCAGGCAAATCCGCAAGCCGGAGCGAGCAGCCTGA
- a CDS encoding DUF2500 domain-containing protein, which yields MFSDPMDGGFGGGFGGGPGPVFEFIFNVFPIIFGIVFVFILYTIIRSAVQHAKNARAPRESSYARIISKRTEVTGSSRNHHDHHNSSSSRTYYYITLEFDNGERKEYLDVKKLYGLVTEGDTGYAAVQGDWIVDFERELPGRQAGL from the coding sequence ATGTTCTCAGATCCGATGGATGGGGGCTTTGGAGGTGGATTTGGAGGTGGGCCGGGGCCTGTCTTTGAATTTATATTTAACGTGTTTCCGATTATATTCGGTATCGTATTTGTGTTTATTCTATACACCATCATTCGCAGCGCCGTGCAGCATGCCAAGAATGCCCGCGCTCCCCGGGAGTCTTCGTATGCCCGGATTATTTCCAAGCGGACAGAGGTGACCGGCTCCAGCCGCAATCATCATGATCACCATAACAGCAGCTCCTCCCGAACGTACTATTACATTACGCTGGAATTTGACAACGGGGAGCGAAAGGAATATTTGGACGTGAAAAAGCTGTACGGTCTTGTTACCGAAGGGGATACAGGCTATGCCGCGGTTCAGGGAGACTGGATCGTTGATTTTGAGCGGGAGCTGCCGGGAAGGCAAGCCGGCTTGTAG
- a CDS encoding ABC transporter ATP-binding protein yields the protein MDYVVEMEGIRKEFTGIVANDDITLRLRKGEIHALLGENGAGKSTLMSILFGMYQPDRGRILVEGKEVRITSPNVANKLGIGMVHQHFKLVEPFTVTENIILGYETRKFGLFMDTDKAAKRVGELSKQYGLNVDPYAKIEDISVGMQQRVEILKMLYRNADVLIFDEPTAVLTPQEITDLQEIMKNLTKEGKSIILITHKLKEIKAVADRCTVIRRGKTIGTVDVAETSREAMAEMMVGRSVSFKVDKTASAPGAAVLEVSSLTVKNSKKVEALKRFSLSVHAGEIVGIAGVDGNGQTELIEAITGLQKAESGEVLLSGKPIHELSIRERNDRGIGHIPEDRHKRGLVLDYSLEENMMLEVYNRPPFSRNGLLKPSAMREHAEHIIESFDVRSGSGVRSVARSLSGGNQQKAIIGREVERDPDLLIAVQPTRGLDVGSIEYIHRRLVEQRDKGKAVLLVSLELDEILNLSDRIAVINSGELVGIVNASETNEQELGLMMAGYGKEEGSA from the coding sequence ATGGACTACGTTGTCGAGATGGAGGGCATCCGAAAGGAATTCACGGGCATCGTTGCCAACGACGATATTACACTCAGATTACGAAAAGGGGAGATTCACGCTCTGCTCGGGGAAAACGGCGCAGGCAAATCGACCCTGATGAGCATTCTGTTCGGGATGTATCAGCCGGATCGCGGCCGGATTCTGGTCGAGGGTAAGGAAGTGCGGATCACGAGCCCGAACGTTGCGAACAAGCTGGGCATTGGCATGGTGCATCAGCACTTTAAGCTGGTCGAGCCGTTTACCGTAACGGAGAATATTATTTTGGGCTATGAAACCCGCAAGTTCGGACTGTTCATGGATACAGACAAGGCCGCGAAGCGGGTCGGGGAGCTGTCGAAGCAGTACGGCCTGAACGTGGACCCTTATGCGAAGATTGAGGATATTTCGGTCGGGATGCAGCAGCGGGTGGAGATTCTGAAGATGCTTTACCGCAATGCAGATGTGCTTATCTTTGACGAGCCGACGGCGGTGCTGACTCCTCAGGAGATTACCGATCTCCAGGAAATCATGAAGAACCTGACCAAGGAAGGCAAGTCCATCATTCTTATCACCCATAAGCTGAAGGAGATCAAGGCAGTGGCAGACCGCTGCACCGTCATCCGGCGCGGCAAGACGATCGGCACCGTGGATGTGGCGGAGACGAGCCGGGAGGCCATGGCGGAGATGATGGTCGGCCGCAGCGTATCCTTCAAGGTGGATAAGACCGCGAGCGCTCCGGGAGCTGCCGTGCTGGAGGTGTCGTCTCTGACGGTGAAGAACAGCAAGAAGGTAGAAGCGCTGAAGCGCTTTAGCCTGAGCGTTCACGCCGGCGAGATTGTCGGCATTGCAGGCGTGGACGGCAATGGCCAGACCGAGCTCATCGAGGCCATTACCGGCCTGCAGAAGGCCGAGAGCGGCGAGGTGCTGCTGAGCGGCAAGCCGATTCACGAGCTGTCGATCCGGGAGCGGAATGACAGAGGCATCGGGCATATTCCGGAGGACCGCCACAAGCGCGGGCTTGTGCTGGATTACAGCCTGGAAGAGAATATGATGCTGGAAGTTTACAACCGGCCGCCATTTTCCCGGAATGGATTGCTGAAGCCGAGCGCGATGCGGGAGCATGCGGAGCATATTATTGAGAGCTTTGACGTGCGCTCTGGCAGCGGTGTCCGCTCTGTGGCCCGCTCGCTGTCCGGGGGGAACCAGCAGAAGGCTATTATCGGACGTGAGGTGGAGCGTGATCCCGATCTCCTCATCGCTGTGCAGCCCACACGGGGTCTGGACGTAGGATCGATTGAATACATTCACCGCCGCCTGGTAGAGCAGCGCGATAAAGGGAAAGCCGTGCTGCTCGTCTCGCTGGAGCTTGATGAAATTCTGAATCTCTCTGACCGCATTGCGGTCATTAACAGCGGGGAGCTGGTCGGCATCGTGAACGCTTCCGAAACGAATGAACAGGAGCTGGGCCTGATGATGGCCGGTTATGGCAAAGAGGAGGGCAGCGCATGA
- a CDS encoding RNA polymerase sigma factor: protein MTDRELFDAYNKDVYRTCYYMLRNVQDAEDVCHDVFVTVFRQDWHEIEQLRAWILRISVNHCLNLLRKQQRRTVKQPQLQWMRKHQEASVPAVDAQVLKRESSEEWEKLLGQLPEKLMAVVVLRYLGELSTAEIAQSLNLPQGTVKSRLHKALKLMRGKLESKELYDTRGERQYGAP, encoded by the coding sequence TTGACAGATCGAGAGCTGTTTGATGCTTATAACAAAGATGTATACCGTACCTGCTATTATATGCTGCGTAACGTTCAGGATGCGGAGGATGTATGTCATGACGTATTCGTCACCGTATTTCGCCAGGATTGGCACGAGATTGAGCAGCTGCGAGCCTGGATTTTGCGGATCTCTGTCAATCATTGCTTGAATCTGCTGCGCAAGCAGCAGAGGCGAACCGTAAAGCAGCCTCAGCTGCAGTGGATGCGGAAGCATCAAGAGGCTTCGGTTCCTGCTGTAGATGCGCAGGTGCTGAAGCGGGAATCGTCGGAAGAGTGGGAGAAGCTGCTGGGACAATTGCCTGAGAAGCTCATGGCCGTGGTGGTTCTTCGATATCTTGGAGAGCTGTCTACCGCTGAAATTGCACAGTCGCTGAATTTGCCTCAAGGGACGGTAAAATCCCGGCTGCATAAAGCCCTCAAGCTGATGCGGGGCAAGCTGGAAAGCAAAGAATTATATGATACGAGAGGTGAACGACAGTATGGAGCACCTTGA